In one Sphingomonas sp. AP4-R1 genomic region, the following are encoded:
- a CDS encoding NAD(P)/FAD-dependent oxidoreductase, with protein MKRADVVIVGAGHAGAQLAVSLRQQRYAGSILIISEEPEIPYERPPLSKDYLTGNRSFERMLIRPQSFWKDQAVTLLTATRVTAIKPHDRTVRLADGSIVGYDILVWATGGQARHLTCRGHEVDGVHSIRTKADVDLVINELPLTREIVVIGGGFIGLEAAAVFAKLGKNVTLLEAQNRVLSRVAGVALSRFFEGEHRAHGVDVRLSTSVDCIEGSGKISAVRLHNGNVVQAEMAIVGIGIVPAVAPLLEAGAEGGNGVAVDEFCRTSLPDIYAIGDCALHPNNFAGGEQIRLESVQNANDMAVTAAKAIVGQHVPYDTVPWFWSNQYDLRLQTVGLSFGSDQEVVRGDPLQRSFSIIYLKQGRVIALDCINSTKDFVQGRALVSGRLEIPVERLQDADVPLKQLVAA; from the coding sequence ATGAAACGAGCTGATGTCGTGATCGTGGGCGCCGGCCACGCCGGCGCTCAATTAGCCGTATCGCTTCGACAACAAAGGTATGCGGGTTCAATCCTCATTATTAGCGAAGAGCCGGAGATCCCGTATGAGCGGCCGCCCCTTTCAAAAGACTACCTCACCGGGAACAGGTCTTTCGAGCGAATGCTCATCCGACCGCAATCATTTTGGAAGGATCAAGCAGTAACCCTTCTTACCGCCACACGCGTTACCGCGATCAAGCCCCACGATCGCACTGTCCGTCTCGCTGACGGAAGCATCGTGGGGTATGATATATTAGTTTGGGCGACCGGCGGGCAGGCAAGACACTTAACATGCCGTGGGCACGAAGTTGACGGGGTCCACTCGATTCGAACCAAGGCGGATGTTGATCTTGTCATTAACGAGCTCCCCTTAACTCGCGAGATCGTAGTTATCGGCGGTGGCTTTATTGGATTAGAGGCCGCAGCCGTGTTTGCGAAGCTTGGCAAGAACGTCACACTTCTCGAGGCTCAAAATCGGGTTCTTTCCCGTGTCGCAGGCGTCGCCCTGTCCCGCTTTTTCGAGGGTGAGCATCGGGCCCACGGAGTGGATGTCCGCCTGAGCACCTCTGTTGATTGCATTGAGGGCTCCGGCAAAATCTCAGCTGTGCGCCTCCACAATGGCAATGTCGTTCAAGCAGAAATGGCAATTGTCGGGATTGGCATCGTTCCGGCAGTCGCCCCTCTGCTCGAGGCTGGTGCAGAAGGCGGAAATGGAGTCGCAGTGGATGAGTTCTGCCGAACCTCGCTGCCCGATATCTATGCCATTGGCGATTGCGCCCTACACCCCAACAATTTCGCAGGGGGTGAGCAAATCCGGCTTGAATCGGTGCAGAATGCTAACGATATGGCAGTGACGGCAGCAAAGGCGATTGTGGGCCAACACGTACCCTACGACACCGTGCCTTGGTTTTGGTCGAACCAATATGACTTGCGCCTTCAAACCGTTGGCTTGTCGTTTGGGAGCGACCAGGAAGTCGTCAGGGGCGATCCCCTTCAGCGAAGCTTCTCGATTATCTATCTGAAGCAGGGTAGAGTCATCGCACTCGACTGCATAAATTCGACTAAGGATTTCGTCCAAGGACGGGCGCTTGTCAGCGGTCGTTTGGAGATCCCAGTTGAAAGACTGCAGGACGCAGATGTACCGCTGAAGCAACTGGTGGCAGCCTAG
- a CDS encoding 2Fe-2S iron-sulfur cluster-binding protein — MEITIILRQGSEIVVSPIPGDTLMETIRGAGIDEILAICGGCCSCATCHVYVDASNDIATQASEDEEELLNASSSRRPNSRLSCQIMVTNELDGARFTIAPEG, encoded by the coding sequence GTGGAAATCACAATCATCTTACGACAGGGCAGTGAAATCGTCGTGTCTCCTATCCCAGGGGACACTCTGATGGAAACCATTCGCGGCGCTGGAATCGATGAAATTCTTGCCATTTGCGGCGGCTGTTGCTCGTGCGCAACTTGTCACGTCTATGTTGATGCATCCAATGACATAGCTACTCAAGCCAGCGAAGACGAGGAGGAGCTTCTAAATGCCTCCAGCAGTCGTCGTCCAAACTCCCGGTTATCATGCCAAATTATGGTTACTAACGAACTGGACGGCGCCCGGTTTACGATTGCTCCCGAGGGGTGA
- a CDS encoding alpha/beta fold hydrolase, which produces MNDGWVWRDMIGPLSRTGPVSIAKTDGCGSLEEMARRLLDDFPGQLCLFGHSMGGRVALEATALAPDRIVGLGLFGTGAHGLIPGEDEGRRALVRLAQSEGMAAVSRAWLPPMLAVCNRTNELMTSGITAMLGRCDPAAFALQQQALLNRPDRTDLLPQISCPTLLMVGEEDILFPPALHVEMAARIARSDLHILPAGGHMAPAEIGDAFGEIASEWLRERFRL; this is translated from the coding sequence ATGAACGACGGTTGGGTCTGGCGTGACATGATCGGCCCGCTATCCCGTACCGGGCCAGTCTCCATCGCGAAAACCGATGGGTGCGGCTCGCTCGAAGAAATGGCCCGACGCCTTCTTGACGACTTTCCCGGGCAGTTGTGTCTGTTTGGTCACTCGATGGGCGGTCGCGTCGCGCTGGAAGCGACGGCCCTGGCCCCCGACCGCATCGTCGGCCTCGGTCTCTTTGGCACGGGCGCGCATGGCTTGATACCTGGGGAAGATGAGGGACGCCGTGCGCTCGTCCGTCTGGCACAAAGTGAAGGAATGGCGGCAGTTTCGCGCGCTTGGCTGCCGCCAATGCTGGCGGTTTGCAATCGGACTAATGAACTGATGACATCCGGCATTACCGCAATGTTGGGGCGGTGTGATCCGGCGGCATTTGCTCTTCAGCAGCAGGCGCTTTTGAATCGCCCGGATCGCACTGATCTGCTGCCGCAAATCTCGTGTCCCACATTGCTGATGGTCGGGGAGGAGGACATTCTGTTTCCACCTGCACTACACGTTGAAATGGCCGCGCGTATCGCCCGCTCGGATTTGCATATCCTTCCTGCCGGTGGCCACATGGCGCCCGCGGAGATCGGTGACGCATTTGGCGAGATTGCCTCGGAATGGCTCCGCGAGCGGTTTCGCCTGTAA
- a CDS encoding LysR substrate-binding domain-containing protein: protein MVATSAAQEIAERVRAGLEEIAGAVSNRRNFDPATSRRSYIAMMSDYVAVLLFPQFLQRVRRLAPGVQVSLHQIGHDRIQSYLEEGACDFAVGAFDRPDPSLRIRPCFADGVACLVSRSHPTIQKKLTLDSFVSAGHVLMANQSNSFSTADVMCDRQLHALGKTRTVSCRAPSAYTLARIVAQTDLIGLLPKRLAQDYATQLPLQCLEAPLDFVPLEVSIIWHERSQRDPGHRWVRDHFRQVAQVMASSSSPAPFA, encoded by the coding sequence ATGGTGGCCACGTCTGCGGCGCAGGAGATTGCTGAAAGAGTTCGCGCCGGGCTTGAGGAGATTGCCGGCGCCGTATCCAATCGCCGAAACTTCGATCCAGCAACTAGTCGTCGATCATATATCGCCATGATGTCCGACTATGTGGCCGTACTGTTGTTCCCTCAGTTTTTGCAGCGAGTCCGGCGACTGGCACCTGGGGTTCAGGTCAGCCTGCACCAGATCGGGCATGATCGGATCCAAAGCTATCTTGAGGAGGGCGCGTGCGACTTTGCAGTTGGGGCCTTTGACCGCCCCGATCCCAGCTTGCGTATCCGCCCGTGTTTCGCTGACGGCGTTGCATGCCTCGTCAGCAGGTCACATCCAACCATTCAGAAAAAACTGACGCTCGATAGCTTTGTTTCGGCGGGGCACGTCCTTATGGCTAACCAGTCGAACTCCTTCTCTACCGCCGACGTTATGTGTGATAGGCAACTACACGCGCTCGGCAAAACCCGGACGGTCTCGTGCCGAGCACCGAGCGCCTACACACTGGCGCGCATCGTCGCGCAGACAGATCTGATCGGACTGTTGCCGAAACGGCTTGCGCAGGATTACGCGACACAACTGCCCCTGCAATGCCTCGAAGCACCGCTAGACTTTGTGCCGCTAGAGGTCTCAATCATATGGCACGAACGATCCCAGCGCGACCCAGGGCACCGTTGGGTCCGCGATCATTTTCGGCAGGTCGCACAGGTCATGGCCTCATCGTCTTCACCAGCACCATTCGCGTAA
- a CDS encoding VOC family protein has product MATVNREMELASGRGSVVPSAALSRLVAGTLVTTDLIRARHFYTEFFGMECVQYAPGRMLARDRRSKYLMTRTAHDFFVLDVLQVPSIERPQAMVNHWGFSVGSEVEVDRVRAAALARGEELGIKTIHPTTKMHGSYGFYFIDADDNWWEVEFRRGMTHDLLFSHGDFDAENRESFPIINPPLEIAETKRAIIGDEAFFTHGTTAVADCTDCRPFYEQVLGLRTVRHSRQANLFAGGSDFGVVGVGAGLRIQDQLPDNRFIVLVEGDEALRALQERVQETADTFGVQQITEIEPGEFGGNFFRLRTRDQIWFEISTRTPESYVAVFDNI; this is encoded by the coding sequence TTGGCGACTGTAAATCGGGAGATGGAGCTCGCATCGGGACGCGGCAGCGTTGTTCCATCAGCAGCACTCAGCCGCCTTGTGGCTGGGACACTTGTAACAACCGATTTAATCCGCGCACGCCATTTCTATACAGAGTTCTTTGGTATGGAATGTGTGCAATATGCTCCGGGGAGAATGCTGGCGCGAGATCGCCGCAGCAAATATCTGATGACGCGCACTGCGCATGACTTTTTCGTTCTTGACGTACTACAGGTGCCTTCCATTGAACGCCCGCAGGCGATGGTCAATCATTGGGGCTTCTCGGTCGGTAGCGAGGTCGAAGTGGACCGAGTGCGCGCCGCAGCGCTTGCGAGGGGCGAAGAACTCGGTATAAAGACCATCCATCCGACGACGAAAATGCATGGATCTTATGGCTTCTACTTCATTGACGCTGACGACAATTGGTGGGAAGTCGAATTTCGCCGCGGGATGACGCATGATCTGCTTTTCAGCCATGGCGATTTTGATGCCGAGAACAGGGAGAGTTTTCCGATAATCAATCCGCCGCTGGAGATCGCCGAGACCAAGCGCGCGATCATTGGCGACGAAGCATTCTTCACGCACGGCACCACGGCCGTCGCCGATTGCACCGACTGCCGTCCCTTTTATGAGCAAGTCCTGGGCCTGCGTACTGTCCGCCACTCGCGGCAGGCGAACCTCTTTGCGGGCGGAAGCGATTTCGGTGTCGTCGGGGTCGGGGCAGGCCTGCGCATCCAGGATCAGCTTCCGGACAATCGTTTCATCGTGTTAGTCGAGGGAGACGAGGCGCTTCGCGCTCTACAGGAGCGTGTGCAGGAGACTGCCGATACCTTCGGCGTGCAACAGATCACCGAGATCGAGCCTGGCGAATTTGGCGGCAATTTTTTCCGGCTGCGAACTCGCGACCAGATTTGGTTCGAGATTTCGACACGCACGCCCGAAAGCTACGTCGCCGTCTTCGACAATATCTGA
- a CDS encoding TonB-dependent receptor — protein MKYHLKLALLVSAAYGVPANAQEVPASPEAPVRAAAAPDDAASDIIVTAQKRATSLQQTPLAVSAVGGQELRTRQIRDIEDLAPSLPNVNFGKNVGIARIAIRGLGFDSTLAGQEGRVAYHLDGVYVSRPAATLGTFFDIDRVEVVRGPQGTLYGRNATAGAVNVVTADPESQFGGYARFTIGNYSTFIEEGALTGPVNDAISARVAVIKTDRGGFGKNVVTGQEVDNEHSLALRAKLKIEPNASTKLTLEADYYDRDDGAFVYHFLGAGNPLVAPMATVLGATKPANPRDTNANVPQGDVRSFAGLTGTAEFDLGFAKLTSITAYRDGFYRVTIDGDDTNSAVGQTLSAERGHQISEELRLAGSLGYLNWIVGGYYFYERIFGETRLSPVRSPVPALRGAQVFGLNFDGHMRTDAYATFGQLDYEILPHLTLSAGVRYSHEKKGIDQRTATEFVRVYDPGQQPNYTGFQDEATTFSDTTPRFGIEYKPNNNLLFYATYAKGFKSGTYNLTSVAPPVQPEQLTDYEAGIKMQLLDRHLTVNLAAFKYDYTNLQVTVIRGTVAVLENAATARLKGLEGEIVAKPFDNFEISGSGAYLSSRFTRYATIDGGRPELGVLNLTGNQLPQAPRWTGNAAIQYRIPIGSDRLTLRGELTYSGRVYFSAVNRPEISQRANSKTNAIIRYELANGLNASAFIRNIGNRRTVSSSQVSSSFAGYPIMGTYDPPRTYGLTLGYNF, from the coding sequence ATGAAATATCATTTGAAGCTCGCGCTGCTGGTCTCAGCTGCGTATGGAGTGCCAGCTAATGCCCAGGAGGTGCCGGCCTCCCCGGAAGCCCCGGTTCGCGCAGCCGCCGCCCCGGACGACGCCGCAAGCGACATCATCGTCACCGCGCAGAAGCGGGCGACCTCGCTACAGCAAACGCCGCTCGCCGTTTCCGCCGTTGGCGGACAGGAGCTGCGCACGCGGCAGATTCGCGACATTGAGGATCTCGCCCCATCGCTGCCCAATGTCAATTTCGGCAAGAATGTCGGCATTGCCCGGATTGCTATCCGAGGCCTCGGTTTCGATTCCACGCTCGCGGGCCAGGAAGGCCGCGTGGCCTACCATCTCGATGGCGTCTATGTGAGCCGGCCAGCGGCAACGCTAGGTACTTTCTTCGACATCGATCGCGTCGAGGTGGTGCGCGGACCGCAGGGCACGCTCTATGGCCGCAACGCAACTGCCGGCGCCGTCAACGTCGTCACCGCCGATCCGGAAAGCCAGTTCGGCGGCTATGCGCGGTTCACCATCGGGAACTATTCCACCTTTATCGAAGAAGGCGCTCTGACCGGCCCTGTTAACGATGCCATCAGCGCACGCGTGGCGGTCATCAAAACTGATCGCGGCGGTTTTGGTAAGAATGTGGTCACCGGCCAGGAAGTCGACAATGAACACAGTCTCGCTCTTCGCGCGAAGCTCAAGATCGAGCCCAATGCGTCAACGAAGCTGACGCTGGAAGCCGATTACTATGATCGCGACGACGGGGCTTTCGTCTACCACTTCCTTGGCGCGGGCAATCCGCTGGTCGCGCCGATGGCGACTGTGCTCGGCGCGACCAAGCCGGCAAATCCCCGTGACACCAACGCTAATGTCCCGCAAGGCGACGTGCGCTCGTTTGCGGGGCTGACCGGCACGGCCGAGTTCGACCTCGGCTTTGCGAAGCTGACCTCGATCACCGCTTATCGCGATGGCTTCTACCGTGTCACGATCGACGGCGACGACACGAACTCTGCGGTCGGTCAAACCCTGTCGGCCGAACGCGGGCACCAGATCAGCGAGGAGCTGCGTCTTGCTGGATCGCTAGGCTACCTCAACTGGATAGTCGGTGGCTATTACTTCTACGAGCGGATTTTTGGCGAGACCCGGCTGTCGCCTGTTCGCTCACCGGTGCCGGCGCTTCGTGGCGCGCAGGTCTTCGGGCTGAACTTCGACGGCCACATGCGGACCGACGCGTATGCCACATTCGGGCAGCTCGACTATGAGATCCTGCCCCACCTGACACTTTCGGCCGGCGTGCGCTATAGCCATGAAAAGAAGGGGATCGATCAGCGAACCGCCACCGAATTCGTACGTGTCTACGATCCCGGGCAGCAACCTAACTACACGGGCTTTCAGGACGAGGCGACGACGTTCAGCGACACGACGCCACGCTTCGGAATCGAGTATAAGCCCAACAATAACCTGCTTTTCTACGCCACCTACGCAAAGGGATTCAAGAGCGGGACATATAATCTCACCAGTGTAGCGCCACCCGTGCAGCCGGAGCAACTGACCGACTACGAAGCCGGTATCAAGATGCAGTTGCTTGACCGTCACCTTACAGTCAATCTGGCCGCGTTTAAATATGATTATACTAATCTCCAGGTGACTGTAATCCGGGGTACCGTCGCAGTTCTGGAGAATGCGGCGACTGCACGCCTGAAGGGCCTAGAGGGAGAGATCGTCGCCAAGCCCTTCGATAATTTCGAGATTTCCGGTAGCGGTGCCTATCTTTCGTCGCGCTTCACGCGCTATGCTACGATCGACGGTGGTCGACCCGAACTGGGCGTGCTCAACCTCACGGGTAACCAGCTCCCGCAGGCCCCGCGATGGACCGGTAACGCGGCCATCCAGTATCGGATCCCCATTGGCTCCGACAGGCTGACACTGCGCGGCGAGCTGACGTACAGCGGCCGAGTGTACTTCTCGGCGGTTAATCGCCCGGAGATCTCGCAGCGCGCTAACAGCAAGACCAACGCGATCATCCGCTACGAGCTGGCCAATGGCCTGAATGCTTCCGCCTTCATTCGGAACATCGGCAATCGGCGGACGGTGTCCTCATCGCAGGTCTCGTCCAGCTTCGCCGGTTATCCGATCATGGGCACCTATGATCCGCCGCGAACCTACGGCCTGACGCTCGGTTACAATTTCTGA
- a CDS encoding fumarylacetoacetate hydrolase family protein encodes MKLVSLAGNRAAVVLEEQVLCIADARHLVEALGGAPDTVLGIVQAQADVVAGLNVVIADVQSNPDLRASLASVGALLPVASAELMPPLPDPKTIIGFGMNYTDHISEMKIDRPEDPPYLNKSVTSLVAPGGCIILPPDHSTMVDWEAELAVIIGRTCYRVSPADALGHVFGYTAANDVSARDWVDVSYAAQGLMDTITKWGLNLLGKQFPTFCPLGPVIVTADELGDPNVLEIACHVNGELMQQSNTENMVFSTAELISYISKFQILQPGDIILTGTMSGIGFARKPRIFLQPGDRVDVEIEKIGVLSNVVA; translated from the coding sequence ATGAAGTTAGTGAGCCTCGCGGGAAATCGCGCCGCGGTCGTGCTGGAAGAGCAAGTGCTCTGCATCGCGGATGCGCGTCATCTGGTCGAAGCGCTGGGCGGCGCGCCCGACACCGTTTTAGGCATCGTCCAGGCACAGGCTGACGTGGTAGCTGGGCTTAACGTCGTAATTGCGGACGTACAGTCGAATCCCGATTTGCGGGCTTCACTGGCGTCGGTCGGAGCCCTGTTGCCCGTGGCGTCCGCGGAACTGATGCCGCCGCTGCCGGATCCGAAGACGATCATCGGGTTCGGCATGAATTACACCGATCATATTTCCGAGATGAAAATCGATCGGCCCGAAGATCCACCTTACCTCAACAAGTCAGTGACGTCGCTCGTCGCGCCAGGTGGGTGCATCATTCTTCCACCTGATCACTCCACTATGGTCGACTGGGAGGCGGAGCTGGCCGTTATCATTGGCCGGACCTGCTACCGCGTATCGCCTGCCGACGCCCTTGGTCATGTTTTCGGATATACGGCGGCCAATGACGTTAGCGCGCGTGACTGGGTGGACGTGAGCTATGCCGCACAGGGACTGATGGACACGATCACCAAATGGGGACTGAACCTGCTCGGCAAACAGTTTCCCACCTTTTGTCCGCTCGGACCTGTTATCGTCACCGCCGATGAACTGGGCGATCCCAACGTACTCGAGATCGCGTGCCACGTTAATGGCGAGCTCATGCAGCAGAGCAATACCGAGAACATGGTGTTCTCGACCGCTGAGCTTATCAGCTACATCTCGAAATTCCAGATCCTGCAGCCAGGCGATATCATCCTGACGGGCACGATGAGCGGAATTGGCTTTGCAAGAAAGCCGCGCATCTTCCTTCAACCCGGCGACAGGGTCGATGTCGAAATCGAGAAGATCGGCGTCTTGTCGAACGTGGTCGCGTGA
- a CDS encoding MFS transporter, whose amino-acid sequence MFLTNDVSTSVSRLIDKRPMAPVQILVVVLCGLIAIIDGFDVQAAAFAAPAMSKVWHLGREQLGAVFSSGLAGMLLGMALQGTISDRVGRRPIIIASVIAFGLFSLLTGMTQTVDQLIACRALAGVGMGAAIPNILTLTSEYSPARVRTRMMVLMNIGFPIGGLVGGLISISLVNHGGWRAIFFVGGALPLLLGALLIFVLPESVMFCADQAARSGSQVWKARARRLLARMMPDEEADALTSGGSAATPVLKEEVPRAGLLSREHRALTLFWWVAYFSSQILFYSMVSWLPVLLSNTGMAIRQTLLSTTMLNLGSIIGGLSLAWGTDRFPRVPFGTLVFLGGAVLSLLIAASLAAHGAGILQLAFLAGGCFGGGQLLLNAYCTASYPTRMRASGIGVATFFGRLGSVVGPAAVSLALGVGWGGSMVFAALAVPASAASIATTFAVRRSRGTSA is encoded by the coding sequence ATGTTTCTCACGAATGATGTCAGTACCTCCGTATCGCGGCTGATCGATAAGCGGCCAATGGCGCCGGTCCAAATTCTCGTCGTGGTACTTTGCGGGCTAATCGCAATTATCGACGGTTTCGACGTTCAAGCTGCGGCCTTCGCTGCGCCAGCTATGTCGAAGGTGTGGCATCTCGGCCGCGAGCAACTCGGCGCCGTCTTCTCGTCGGGGCTGGCCGGCATGCTGCTCGGCATGGCTCTCCAAGGGACGATTTCGGACCGGGTCGGGCGACGGCCGATCATCATCGCCTCAGTCATTGCCTTTGGCCTGTTCTCTCTTCTGACCGGCATGACACAGACCGTAGACCAATTGATCGCTTGCCGGGCGCTAGCCGGCGTCGGAATGGGCGCCGCTATCCCGAACATCCTGACACTCACGTCCGAATATTCTCCAGCGCGTGTGCGGACGCGGATGATGGTGCTGATGAATATTGGCTTTCCGATCGGAGGTCTCGTTGGTGGGCTCATCAGTATCAGCCTTGTCAACCATGGCGGGTGGCGGGCGATTTTCTTTGTTGGCGGCGCCCTGCCGTTGCTGTTGGGCGCGCTGCTGATCTTCGTCCTCCCGGAATCGGTGATGTTCTGCGCCGACCAAGCCGCGCGGAGCGGATCGCAGGTGTGGAAGGCGCGCGCCCGCCGTCTGCTTGCGCGGATGATGCCCGATGAGGAGGCCGACGCGCTAACCTCCGGTGGCTCTGCCGCGACGCCGGTGCTCAAAGAGGAGGTGCCACGCGCCGGTCTGCTCTCGCGCGAGCATCGCGCGCTGACCCTGTTCTGGTGGGTGGCCTATTTCTCCAGCCAGATCCTGTTCTATTCGATGGTGAGCTGGCTGCCCGTTCTTCTGTCGAACACCGGCATGGCCATCCGACAGACGCTCCTGTCAACGACGATGTTGAACCTGGGCTCGATCATCGGCGGCCTTTCGCTCGCTTGGGGCACGGATCGCTTTCCACGAGTGCCGTTTGGCACCCTTGTCTTCCTGGGCGGGGCAGTACTGTCGCTGCTAATCGCGGCGAGCTTGGCCGCACACGGGGCTGGGATCCTGCAACTCGCCTTTCTTGCCGGTGGTTGTTTTGGGGGCGGACAGCTGTTGCTTAACGCCTATTGCACGGCCTCCTACCCGACACGGATGCGTGCTTCCGGTATTGGAGTTGCTACCTTTTTCGGCCGTCTTGGTTCGGTCGTCGGTCCGGCTGCTGTCAGTCTCGCGCTAGGCGTGGGGTGGGGCGGCTCTATGGTATTCGCCGCGCTCGCGGTTCCCGCGAGCGCCGCCTCCATCGCTACGACTTTCGCAGTCCGCCGCAGTCGGGGTACGTCAGCCTGA
- a CDS encoding TonB-dependent receptor yields the protein MTHVHYKGKSCIVNFALASTILATSALAQSPPAIPAPEKGSAASGSQLDEIVVTAQKRRQSLQDVGIAVSAVLQSQLNAVQVTSDATALARVVPSLQVTQQNPSRTVFNIRGVSQNDFADIQEGPIAFYNDEVYIAFLGAISGQTFDLERVEVLRGPQGTLFGRNATGGLVQAVTRKPTAKFEGFGKVTVGSYDQITTEAAIGGPIGERVRFRVSGTTDHSNGYYHNLIDRDLDGPTSRFYAARGQLDFDIGSSDLLRLKLEYMRNDDERTNGQNASPATQNADGIGVPIGPNENPFGTCAGCNAAGFRWSGNPYTNSSNFAGRFSRTFWNGMARYEHDFGWSKLVSITDYQDIDKKFSQDYDASPRQLLATQVNVRWRQISQELRLSGTVDKLTWLVGGYGMQIKANAPVPLIDLDPLLAEFYAGVPVGTFASSGAYHARQRTRSVAAFSQLEYRFDPVFSLIGGLRYNSDWKRFSYIHTSFGATSYDFAQRRPDLASRRFETWSGKLQLNAQPSRSVLLYAGVNRGTKSGGYNAPFAVPSAATVAPGALPATLAAFDNRIPFGNEVLTSYEGGAKLTLFDNRATFNTAVFHYRYKGYQAFQSTGGNQFIVNLPARVTGLEAELTARPLPWLRVTAFATHLFDATILNLQLPGGRITDRDLPNAPAWSYGGSVATDFNLGNVGSMTISTNWKHNSSQYLSTFNAPVDHEPAYTIGDVAVSIKPDNVPIEATFFINNVSNVTYRTFGLDNSFVTAVENVYVRPRWYGGSLTYRFQ from the coding sequence ATGACGCACGTACATTACAAAGGCAAGTCCTGCATTGTCAATTTCGCTCTGGCTTCCACTATCCTCGCCACCAGCGCTCTCGCCCAGAGCCCACCGGCCATTCCAGCGCCGGAAAAAGGCTCGGCGGCGAGCGGCTCACAACTGGATGAAATCGTTGTTACCGCGCAAAAGCGCCGCCAGAGCTTACAGGATGTCGGCATCGCTGTCAGTGCCGTCTTGCAGAGCCAGCTCAACGCCGTGCAGGTGACCTCGGACGCGACCGCGCTCGCTCGCGTCGTTCCCTCGCTCCAGGTCACCCAACAGAATCCAAGTCGCACCGTGTTCAATATCCGCGGCGTTTCCCAGAATGACTTCGCCGACATCCAGGAAGGCCCGATCGCTTTCTACAATGACGAGGTGTATATCGCATTTCTCGGCGCGATCAGCGGACAGACGTTCGACCTCGAAAGGGTCGAGGTGCTGCGCGGGCCGCAGGGTACCTTGTTCGGCCGCAATGCCACGGGTGGGCTCGTCCAAGCTGTGACCCGCAAACCGACGGCCAAGTTCGAAGGTTTCGGCAAGGTCACGGTCGGCAGCTACGATCAAATAACTACCGAGGCAGCAATTGGCGGGCCGATCGGCGAGCGGGTGCGTTTCCGTGTGTCTGGCACGACCGACCACTCGAACGGCTATTATCATAATCTCATTGATCGGGACCTCGACGGCCCTACAAGCCGCTTTTACGCCGCTCGCGGACAACTGGATTTCGATATCGGCAGTAGCGACTTGTTGCGCCTGAAGCTGGAATATATGCGCAACGACGACGAGCGCACCAATGGCCAGAATGCTTCTCCCGCAACGCAGAACGCGGACGGTATTGGCGTGCCGATCGGCCCCAACGAAAACCCGTTCGGCACCTGTGCCGGCTGCAACGCGGCCGGCTTCCGATGGTCGGGCAATCCTTATACGAACAGCTCCAATTTCGCCGGGCGGTTCAGCCGAACCTTCTGGAACGGTATGGCTCGCTACGAGCATGATTTCGGCTGGAGCAAGCTCGTTTCGATCACCGACTACCAGGACATCGACAAGAAATTCTCCCAGGATTACGACGCTAGTCCGCGCCAGCTCCTCGCCACGCAGGTCAACGTCAGATGGCGGCAGATCTCGCAGGAACTCCGTCTGTCCGGTACGGTAGACAAGCTGACATGGCTTGTCGGAGGCTATGGCATGCAGATCAAGGCGAATGCGCCGGTGCCACTGATCGACCTCGATCCGCTGCTCGCCGAATTTTATGCGGGCGTGCCGGTCGGCACATTCGCCAGCAGCGGCGCCTATCACGCGCGTCAGCGCACCCGTTCGGTCGCGGCGTTCAGCCAGCTCGAGTATCGCTTCGATCCGGTGTTCAGCCTGATCGGCGGCCTGCGTTACAATTCGGACTGGAAGCGTTTCAGTTACATTCACACCTCATTTGGCGCGACCAGCTATGACTTTGCCCAGAGACGGCCTGATCTCGCCAGTCGCCGCTTCGAGACTTGGTCAGGCAAGCTGCAGCTCAATGCTCAGCCCAGTCGCAGCGTCCTGCTCTACGCCGGAGTCAACCGTGGGACAAAGTCGGGCGGATATAATGCGCCGTTTGCAGTGCCCAGCGCAGCAACGGTCGCACCTGGAGCGCTGCCGGCAACACTGGCTGCGTTCGACAATCGGATACCATTCGGCAACGAAGTGCTGACCAGCTATGAAGGTGGCGCGAAGCTGACCCTGTTTGACAATCGCGCCACCTTCAACACTGCGGTGTTCCACTATCGCTATAAGGGCTATCAGGCCTTCCAAAGCACCGGTGGCAACCAATTTATCGTTAATCTGCCGGCGCGGGTGACGGGCCTGGAGGCAGAGCTCACCGCCCGTCCGCTGCCATGGCTGCGCGTGACGGCCTTCGCCACCCACCTTTTCGACGCGACTATTCTCAACCTGCAGTTGCCGGGTGGACGCATAACCGATCGCGACCTGCCCAATGCCCCCGCCTGGAGCTATGGTGGCTCGGTGGCCACCGACTTCAACCTGGGCAATGTCGGTTCGATGACGATCTCGACCAATTGGAAGCATAATAGCAGCCAGTATTTGTCGACGTTCAATGCTCCGGTGGATCATGAGCCCGCTTACACAATCGGCGATGTCGCCGTATCGATCAAGCCGGACAACGTGCCGATCGAGGCCACCTTCTTCATCAACAACGTCAGCAACGTGACATATCGCACCTTTGGCCTTGACAACTCGTTCGTTACAGCAGTCGAGAATGTCTATGTGCGGCCGCGCTGGTATGGCGGCTCCCTCACCTATCGTTTCCAATAA